The proteins below come from a single Rosa rugosa chromosome 2, drRosRugo1.1, whole genome shotgun sequence genomic window:
- the LOC133728171 gene encoding probable beta-1,3-galactosyltransferase 14, with product MPSSPKFFHARQPPSGRRSTVLIICFCLVFGLSGFVFGLVALRSSQYNCLTTQSRSVRVVWERIGSTTRTSQNGLVFSDGDANSGRHKVMGFVGIQTGFGSVGRRESLRKTWMPSDAQGLQRLEEATGLAFRFIIGKSKDKAQMLELGKEVAKYDDFLLLDIEEEYSKLPYKTLAFFKAAYALFDSDFYVKADDDIYLRPDRLSTLLAKERSHSQTYLGCMKKGPVFTDPKLKWFEPLAYLLGSEYFLHAYGPIYALSADVVASLVALRNNSFRMFSNEDVTIGAWMLAMNVNHENNQALCSPECTSSSIAVWDIPKCSGLCNPEKKLLELHQKDSCTKSPTMESDDD from the exons ATGCCTTCGTCCCCCAAGTTCTTCCACGCGCGCCAACCCCCCTCCGGTCGCCGATCGACGGTCCTGATCATCTGCTTCTGCCTCGTCTTCGGCCTCTCCGGCTTCGTCTTCGGCCTCGTCGCGCTCCGCAGCAGCCAGTACAACTGCCTCACCACCCAGTCCAGATCGGTGAGGGTCGTCTGGGAGCGAATTGGCAGCACCACCAGAACCAGCCAAAACGGCCTCGTGTTCAGCGACGGAGATGCAAATAGCGGCAGGCATAAAGTCATGGGCTTCGTCGGCATTCAGACCGGCTTCGGATCCGTCGGCCGGAGAGAGTCCCTCCGGAAGACTTGGATGCCGTCCGATGCCCAGGGCCTTCAACG ATTGGAAGAAGCCACTGGTTTGGCTTTTAGGTTCATCATTGGTAAAAGCAAGGACAAAGCACAGATGTTGGAGCTGGGAAAGGAAGTGGCGAAATACGACGATTTCTTGCTGTTGGATATTGAAGAGGAGTACAGTAAGCTCCCCTACAAAAC ATTGGCTTTCTTCAAAGCGGCCTATGCGCTTTTTGATTCCGACTTCTATGTTAAAGCTGACGACGACATTTACTTGAGGCCAG ATCGCCTTTCGACGCTCTTGGCAAAAGAGCGCTCTCACTCTCAGACTTACCTTGGATGCATGAAAAAGGGCCCAGTCTTCACCGACCCAAAGCTTAAATG GTTTGAGCCACTAGCGTATTTGCTAGGGAGTGAATACTTTCTCCATGCCTACGGTCCAATCTATGCTCTTTCTGCCGATGTTGTTGCAAGTTTGGTTGCTCTTAGGAATAACAG TTTCCGGATGTTTAGCAATGAGGATGTCACAATTGGTGCGTGGATGCTTGCAATGAACGTCAACCATGAGAACAATCAAGCACTATGCTCACCAGAATGTACATCATCATCTATTGCTGTGTGGGATATTCCTAAGTGCTCCG GGCTCTGCAATCCAGAAAAGAAACTGTTAGAACTACATCAAAAGGACAGCTGTACAAAAAGTCCAACGATGGAATCTGATGATGATTAG
- the LOC133728170 gene encoding increased DNA methylation 1 has product MFLSKEIEDLHDDDFEGSKTEHCIFTEVFFGGDGASTSKRCLVTGVINFECESSKTTDTSLSSNSENSIVTNQSKEFYNATEESREIFGPGFFPDRSAWLDTNGEDVSAKRMKFSVDELPSAKPGLGKVIDLSIVSKEMVSGLSGTTDSITETLTFRLVESSSEGVTSSCYLLKQPAKLDGGAIVGDSDVSKCRLPTSDGNDGKELCASKAVASPVSQESFSTMLLATGSPVTLLDKLGTPLGAEGKPEGLDRSAIAFKKDSSKDPRPLLQYDVNRLLEAAGWHIQRRKRPSRAYLESVYVTPKGRLIRDFPKAWRLCGELLFADGCSSLQRDDAKEWSDINQFWSDLSGALVNFEKEMNQPEPTTELAYWWRLLDPFVIVVFIERKILALRKGETVKATQSLAINTNHKVLALTNANSIKNHLEKEDVSAPLCYTTLAGGSGSAVSEGNLVEDVSVVCSEERDELLGGMAYDKLGDNLQGSLQYQIKCASSVVLKKKIRRKCKKISEMEPSSTSSNNIGLQCIDVSGNQSKLKEVDGDLAGNIRSKGSCKKSSSLNSSQHVVGEKSPESMKNVREYDYFKTGKKKPSRCEIKDDDLLVSAIIKNTDFSASPGRCSSRKKGRKSRAHRKHKSQKSHCKLLLRSLGSVGVKTVLSWMLDAGVIFLDDVIQYRNTKDGSVIKDGLVTRDGIFCKCCREVLTVSEFKIHGGFRLNRPCLNLFLESGKAFSLCQLQAWSAEYKSRKRRTQVVRADENDENDDSCGLCGEGGELICCDNCPSTFHQACLSLQELPEGSWYCPNCTCWICGHFVTDKGASSASDGFKCSQCEHKYHEACLSEKSINVLDSWFCERSCQEVYSGLQSHVGYINHVVDGFSWTLLRCIRDDQKVHSAQRLALKAECNTRLAVALTVMEESFLSMVDPRTGIDMIPQVLYSWGSEFARLNFQGFYTAVLEKDDVLISVASIRVHGTTVAEMPLIATCSRYRRQGMCRRLLTAIEEMLISFKVEKLVIAAIPDLVGTWTEGFGFIPVEDREKQSLNKINLMVFPGTVLLKKPLCENKTAYRHPGTCHTSSLETGGVRKECCSEEEPMVEFVHSDDTCGNKTGAEAGIEFVEGTNLEECDDGSKLFITADTGPVGTSEEGKNKATEVGIQSRDAIVGFVQQQVVHCSANKAGAEMEIKSKKSVESESYAETGIKAVKQSDGICHVDIVADAVRLEVENFQEFEAVKQSKICCRIEVGNESEIRQMTGKDLLESEVGSEPEGRVFESNLMQVGEAKISTLQEQFLKLSCEEPASAVENSKPETVTNVESLEMYDETQLSLDDQSQK; this is encoded by the exons ATGTTTCTCAGCAAAGAAATTGAGGATCTGCATGATGATGACTTTGAGGGATCCAAAACTGAGCACTGTATATTCACAGAGGTTTTCTTTGGTGGTGACGGTGCTAGCACGAGTAAGAGATGTCTTGTAACTGGAGTGATTAACTTTGAATGTGAGTCAAGTAAGACCACAGATACATCACTCTCTTCAAACAGTGAAAACTCAATTGTAACGAATCAGTCAAAGGAGTTTTATAATGCTACTGAGGAATCTAGAGAAATTTTTGGACCAGGGTTTTTCCCGGACAGATCCGCTTGGCTAGATACGAATGGCGAAGATGTGAGTGCTAAGAGAATGAAGTTTTCAGTTGATGAACTTCCTAGTGCAAAACCTGGTTTAGGAAAGGTAATAGATTTGTCCATAGTTTCAAAAGAAATGGTTTCTGGCTTGTCTGGTACTACAGACTCCATTACTGAAACACTGACATTTCGTTTGGTCGAATCTTCGAGTGAGGGAGTTACATCTAGTTGCTATCTGTTAAAGCAGCCTGCAAAACTTGACGGAGGGGCCATAGTAGGTGACTCTGATGTTTCAAAGTGCAGATTACCAACTTCTGATGGGAATGATGGAAAGGAACTATGTGCAAGTAAAGCTGTTGCTTCACCTGTTTCCCAGGAGAGCTTCTCAACCATGCTTTTGGCTACAGGTTCCCCTGTCACTCTATTGGATAAGTTGGGAACTCCTCTAGGTGCTGAGGGAAAACCCGAGGGGTTGGATAGATCTGCTATTGCCTTCAAGAAAGACTCTAGTAAGGATCCTCGTCCGCTTCTCCAGTATGATGTCAATCGCTTACTTGAAGCTGCAGGATGGCATATTCAGAGGCGGAAAAGACCTAGTAGAGCTTATTTGGAGTCTGTTTATGTAACACCAAAAGGAAGGTTAATTCGTGACTTCCCCAAAGCTTGGCGGTTGTGTGGTGAACTTTTGTTTGCAGATGGGTGCAGTTCGCTGCAGAGAGATGATGCAAAGGAATGGTCCGATATTAATCAGTTTTGGTCAGATCTATCTGGTGCTTTAGTAAATTTTGAGAAAGAGATGAATCAACCAGAACCGACTACTGAATTGGCTTATTGGTGGAGGCTCTTAGATCCCTTTGTGATTGTTGTGTTTATTGAGAGAAAGATTCTTGCTCTGAGAAAAGGAGAGACTGTTAAAGCAACTCAAAGTTTAGCTATTAATACTAATCATAAGGTTTTGGCCTTGACTAATGCGAATAGTATCAAAAATCATCTGGAGAAGGAAGATGTTTCTGCTCCCCTCTGTTATACAACTCTGGCAGGAGGGAGTGGATCGGCAGTTTCTGAGGGGAATCTTGTGGAAGATGTATCGGTGGTTTGTTCTGAGGAAAGAGATGAACTGCTGGGAGGCATGGCTTACGATAAGCTGGGAGATAATCTGCAGGGGTCTCTGCAGTACCAAATAAAATGCGCAAGTAGTGttgttttgaaaaagaaaataagaaggAAGTGTAAAAAGATTTCTGAAATGGAACCAAGCTCCACTTCTAGTAATAATATTGGTTTGCAATGCATTGATGTCAGTGGTAACCAGTCAAAGTTGAAAGAGGTCGATGGTGACCTTGCAGGCAATATAAGAAGTAAAGGAAGTTGCAAGAAGTCCTCATCTCTCAACTCCTCCCAGCATGTGGTTGGTGAAAAAAGCCCAGAGTCTATGAAAAATGTTCGTGAATATGATTATTTTAAAACTGGAAAGAAGAAACCATCTAGATGTGAAATCAAAGATGACGACTTACTGGTTTCAGCTATCATAAAGAACACAGATTTTAGTGCAAGTCCTGGTCGATGTTCTTCTAGAAAGAAAGGCCGCAAATCTAGAGCTCATAGGAAGCATAAAAGTCAAAAGAGCCATTGCAAGTTGCTTCTTAGAAGCCTGGGTAGTGTAGGAGTAAAAACAGTTCTGTCTTGGATGCTTGATGCTGGGGTCATATTTCTGGATGATGTGATCCAGTATCGGAATACTAAGGATGGTTCTGTTATTAAAGATGGTCTAGTTACCAGGGATGGTATTTTTTGCAAGTGTTGCAGAGAAGTACTTACAGTTTCTGAGTTCAAGATTCATGGTGGGTTCAGACTAAACCGTCCATGTTTAAATCTTTTTCTGGAATCTGGTAAGGCCTTCTCCTTATGCCAGCTTCAAGCCTGGTCAGCTGAATACAAGTCCAGGAAACGGCGGACTCAAGTGGTGCGAGCTGATGAAAATGATGAAAATGATGATTCTTGCGGACTTTGTGGTGAAGGGGGCGAGCTGATATGCTGTGATAACTGCCCCTCTACTTTTCATCAGGCTTGTTTGTCTCTGCAG GAGCTTCCTGAAGGCAGCTGGTATTGTCCAAATTGCACCTGTTGGATATGTGGTCATTTTGTTACCGACAAAGGGGCTTCAAGTGCTTCTGATGGATTTAAATGTTCGCAGTGTGAGCATAAAT ATCATGAGGCTTGTCTTTCAGAAAAATCCATAAACGTACTGGATTCTTGGTTCTGTGAAAGAAGCTGTCAAGAG GTTTACTCAGGTCTTCAGTCTCATGTTGGCTACATTAATCATGTTGTCGATGGCTTTTCATGGACACTTCTTAGATGCATTCGTGATGACCAAAAAGTTCATTCTGCCCAACGGTTAGCACTGAAAGCAGAATGCAATACAAGATTAGCTGTTGCTCTTACTGTCATGGAAGAAAGCTTTCTGTCTATGGTGGATCCTAGAACAGGCATAGACATGATACCCCAAGTTTTGTACAGTTGGGG GTCTGAGTTTGCTCGTTTGAATTTTCAAGGCTTCTACACTGCAGTCTTAGAGAAAGATGATGTGCTGATATCTGTAGCATCCATCAG GGTGCATGGAACAACAGTTGCAGAGATGCCACTTATTGCAACTTGCAGTCGATACCGTCGCCAGGGAATGTGCCGACGCCTTCTGACTGCTATTGAAGAG ATGCTGATATCTTTTAAGGTGGAAAAGCTTGTAATAGCTGCCATTCCAGATTTGGTGGGGACATGGACAGAGGGTTTTGGCTTTATACCTGTAGAAGACAGAGAAAAGCAAAGCTTGAACAAGATCAATTTGATGGTTTTTCCTGGAACGGTTTTACTCAAGAAGCCATTATGTGAAAATAAAACAGCATATAGACATCCTG GAACATGTCATACATCATCCTTGGAAACGGGAGGAGTGAGAAAAGAATGTTGTTCTGAAGAAGAGCCCATGGTTGAGTTTGTGCACTCTGATGATACTTGTGGAAACAAAACTGGTGCTGAAGCAGGAATTGAATTTGTAGAAGGTACTAATTTAGAAGAATGTGATGATGGTAGTAAATTATTTATTACTGCTGATACTGGACCAGTTGGTACATCAGAAGAAGGCAAAAACAAAGCAACTGAGGTAGGTATTCAATCCAGAGACGCCATTGTTGGGTTTGTACAGCAACAAGTTGTCCATTGTTCTGCTAACAAAGCTGGTGCTGAAATGGAAATTAAAAGCAAGAAGTCAGTGGAATCTGAATCGTATGCTGAAACTGGTATTAAGGCTGTAAAGCAATCGGATGGGATATGTCATGTGGACATAGTTGCTGATGCAGTTAGACTTGAAGTCGAGAATTTCCAGGAATTTGAAGCTGTAAAGCAATCAAAAATCTGTTGCCGGATCGAAGTAGGCAATGAATCAGAAATAAGGCAGATGACTGGCAAGGATTTGCTGGAATCTGAAGTCGGCAGTGAACCAGAAGGTAGAGTTTTTGAAAGCAATCTTATGCAAGTGGGTGAAGCCAAAATAAGTACTTTGCAGGAGCAATTTTTAAAGCTGTCTTGTGAAGAACCAGCTTCAGCAGTAGAAAATAGCAAGCCGGAAACGGTTACTAATGTTGAATCCTTGGAAATGTATGATGAAACACAGCTTTCTTTGGATGATCAATCGCAAAAATGA